AAAGAAATAGTTTCTGATACTCTCCTTTTGTTTGCTTTATCGGGATGGTTTCGATCTCTTCCTTAAGGATATTAAATTTATTTTGCTGAATCTCAGATTTACCACAACGAAATTGTATACATTGGGTCTCGGCATTTGAATCTAACCTAGGCAAAGACGGTAAGTTTTTACATTCCACTCGATAAACTACAATTGCTCCCTTTTCGACGGAATAAAATGCTCTACGTATACTCTTTGGATTATACAAATCGTTTACGCCAGGAAGATCCAAAAAGGATCCTTTCTCTTTCTCTTTCTGTTTTGCTTTGGACTCTTCCCAAGCTTTTCTATCTTCTTTATCAAGCGAATTGTTCATTTCTCTCAGTTGATCTGCAATACGGCTTTCACAGTTGGTAGCAATCTTCAATAGAATTGCAATCAATTGAGAGTAACCAAATCCAGTATCTGCAATATTGGTTTCTGTTCCATCAAAATTGATTACCCAAACACGATGCATATACCCTTCTATCTGCTCAATACGAAGTCCTAACCCGATGCCAAGCGTTCGAATCCAATAGTCTATAAAGTTATTGGCGTCCTTAGAGTGTACAATATATTTTCGCAATTGGTTCTCACTCTTTTCTCGGATATTCTCATCCGTTTCTATGCGATTGACTTTACCCCAAAGTTTGCGATATAAAGCATCAGATTCCGTTTTATCAATCCCAACCGCATCCATAAATTTTTGGAGTGTATTATTCTTCTCTTGTAATATCTCCTCTGAAGTTTTAGTTCTTGTCTTATTTGCACTCCAATCTTCTCCACGAATCATAACTTCAGGTGTTGCATTCTCTACAACTTCTCTAATATTGTCAAAGAAATAACTTGAATGACCTGAGTCCTGTTGATTATAGTATGCCAATAGATCTTCATTAAAATCAGTTCCCTCACTCTCTAAGTGATACAATCTTCTGGTATTAGAACGTTGCACATTACACAATAGCAATGAAGGCATACCCACATACTGAAGTAAGCTATTTTCAGCTTCATAATAGTTATTGGCACACTCCACAAGAGAATCATTATAGATATCATGAATTGGCATCTCTCCAAAGTACTTGGCTATCTCTTCATGAGGATCATTCTCTTTGGTAAACGTTAGGGACGAAAAAAAGGTATCTTTAAAGCTACAAAGAAAAGGAACGTCTTTCAGATACTCAGGTACATGTGAAGTAGGAGTATTTTCAGAGACTTTTTTATGATAGAATGCATGAAATATTCGTTGAAGAAATGTATCACACTCATCATAAGAGAATTGGTCTCTATCTTCCAAGGCAATATGTAAAAACACCAAATTCTTTTCAATACCATGTTCGATACAATACCTCTCCCATACTTGATAGAAGCTATTTTTATATCGATAAGTATAACATGGAGTATCATAGGTTGAAAAAGTTCCCCAATCGGATTTATTCTCAAAATATTTTCTATCAAAACCAAAGGAGTAGATACAAGCCTCAGGCACTTCCTCGTCAGAAGTTAACTTCTTAAAAGGATCTAGTGCGATCTCCTCCTTTAAAAATTGGAGACCTACCAGTTTATTAAATGCATTGAAATATAACTTGACATATAGATTGGCATCCTCCATTCCAAACATCGGCAAGGTAATCCCCTTATAGTGCAACGTAAAAGCAACCTCATTTTCACTTCCTTTAGAGTGGATTGCCTCCATGGAACCTAGATGATGTTTTTTCCCATTGAAATTTAACGAATGAAGTCCGTCATTTTGAAAACTATCCTCTAGAAGCATCAGTGCCTTTAAAAGGGAGCTCTTTCCACAACTATTTACCCCTGTAAGAATCGTAATAGGATTAAAGTCGACACTCGTATTCTCTCTGAAATTACGAAAATTCTCCATACTAATCCCCGATAGCATCTCTCTCATGTCATTTATTTAAGTTATTGTTATATTTAATTGCAGCCTCTATAAAAATATAAATATTTAGGTCTTAATAAGATTTTAATCTGGGATATTTTATAAAAAAACAAAGTAAAAAAGCAGAAATAAAAGACAGAAAGGATCTTAAATCCTCCAAATTGTTGAGCTCCTCCATTTATTAATAGGTCTAATCCTGAACTGGGATAAACCATGTAGATGAACTGTCAACCTATATGTAGATTTACAAGGAGAATCGCATTAG
The Prolixibacteraceae bacterium DNA segment above includes these coding regions:
- a CDS encoding AAA family ATPase is translated as MREMLSGISMENFRNFRENTSVDFNPITILTGVNSCGKSSLLKALMLLEDSFQNDGLHSLNFNGKKHHLGSMEAIHSKGSENEVAFTLHYKGITLPMFGMEDANLYVKLYFNAFNKLVGLQFLKEEIALDPFKKLTSDEEVPEACIYSFGFDRKYFENKSDWGTFSTYDTPCYTYRYKNSFYQVWERYCIEHGIEKNLVFLHIALEDRDQFSYDECDTFLQRIFHAFYHKKVSENTPTSHVPEYLKDVPFLCSFKDTFFSSLTFTKENDPHEEIAKYFGEMPIHDIYNDSLVECANNYYEAENSLLQYVGMPSLLLCNVQRSNTRRLYHLESEGTDFNEDLLAYYNQQDSGHSSYFFDNIREVVENATPEVMIRGEDWSANKTRTKTSEEILQEKNNTLQKFMDAVGIDKTESDALYRKLWGKVNRIETDENIREKSENQLRKYIVHSKDANNFIDYWIRTLGIGLGLRIEQIEGYMHRVWVINFDGTETNIADTGFGYSQLIAILLKIATNCESRIADQLREMNNSLDKEDRKAWEESKAKQKEKEKGSFLDLPGVNDLYNPKSIRRAFYSVEKGAIVVYRVECKNLPSLPRLDSNAETQCIQFRCGKSEIQQNKFNILKEEIETIPIKQTKGEYQKLFLLEEPECNLHPKLQSLLADMLVDAVKRFDVQFVVETHSEYLIRKMQFLTAKGAISSDESVIYYLYPPNNIPEGKKHIERINITPKGTLDNQFGQGFFDESSNLMMGLLTGEVNK